The following proteins are encoded in a genomic region of Cryptomeria japonica chromosome 11, Sugi_1.0, whole genome shotgun sequence:
- the LOC131068282 gene encoding uncharacterized protein LOC131068282 — translation MAEKGKGCSEVYNIAHKLDSREIGKRLASTNAHPQIKFRNFQLQEEFDTNQPSKIVEILAARSIIFALTQSGHCAAFDRHTNKRLCYLNLNPREQIRKLHYNKKNNYLITISMLPIDSQPDASHGFSMKCRTTPLEYIRRAQPDVGFTFFECEKLTCTGFVMFDSINGKGITFSGQDHIYKVFDLKNYTHLYSISAKEIEEIKISSDQLLLVSKRTACGSHLPLKILSIEDGKVLKSFHHAVLPNKTVHFVELCHDKIFVKQENECLQMVDVQSEKMIELRNQELEKSSTFIFLNEKRLFLTFHSGIVFVWSLQGDLVASYRNHLLRNFPRCTVQLIHNEELLLSYNKIRKSDKTNCSINIINSLTGNCCATIGGDDPDVGTSCRNQSNLSLIQNTFQDALDNVTALFYDKETNEVYTGNKRGFVHVWSN, via the coding sequence ATGGCAGAGAAAGGGAAGGGTTGTTCAGAAGTTTACAACATTGCCCACAAACTTGATAGTCGTGAGATTGGCAAGAGGTTGGCTTCGACAAATGCTCATCCTCAGATTAAGTTCCGCAATTTTCAATTGCAGGAAGAGTTTGATACAAATCAACCATCCAAGATTGTAGAAATACTTGCAGCTCGCAGTATTATATTTGCTTTGACACAATCAGGCCATTGTGCTGCATTTGATAGACACACAAATAAAAGGCTTTGTTACTTGAATTTAAATCCACGTGAACAAATTCGAAAGCTGCACTATAACAAGAAAAATAATTATCTCATCACAATATCAATGCTTCCGATAGATTCTCAACCAGATGCTTCCCATGGATTCTCAATGAAGTGCAGAACAACCCCACTTGAGTACATTAGAAGGGCTCAACCAGATGTTGGCTTTACTTTCTTTGAGTGTGAAAAGCTGACTTGCACTGGTTTCGTAATGTTCGATAGTATCAATGGGAAAGGTATTACTTTTTCAGGTCAAGATCATATTTACAAGGTGTTTGATTTGAAAAACTATACACACTTGTACTCCATATCTgccaaagaaattgaagaaataaaGATCAGTTCTGATCAACTGCTCTTAGTATCAAAAAGAACTGCTTGTGGAAGCCATCTTCCTCTGAAGATCTTATCTATAGAGGATGGCAAAGTTTTAAAATCTTTTCATCATGCAGTACTACCCAATAAAACGGTACATTTTGTTGAGCTGTGTCATGACAAGATATTCGTAAAACAAGAGAATGAATGCCTGCAAATGGTTGATGTTCAGAGTGAAAAGATGATTGAGTTGAGAAATCAAGAGCTTGAGAAGTCTTCAACATTTATTTTCTTGAATGAGAAACGATTATTCTTGACATTTCATAGTGGGATCGTTTTTGTATGGAGCTTGCAAGGAGATCTGGTTGCATCTTACAGAAACCACTTGCTACGGAATTTTCCTCGTTGCACCGTTCAATTGATTCATAATGAAGAGCTACTGCTTTCTTACAACAAAATCCGTAAGTCTGATAAAACAAATTGCTCAATAAACATTATTAACAGCTTGACTGGAAATTGCTGTGCTACGATTGGTGGCGATGACCCAGATGTGGGTACTAGTTGCAGGAATCAATCCAATCTGTCACTAATCCAGAACACCTTTCAAGATGCACTTGATAACGTTACTGCATTGTTCTATGACAAGGAAACAAATGAAGTTTATACAGGCAATAAAAGAGGGTTCGTACATGTCTGGTCAAACTAA